A stretch of Gemmatimonadota bacterium DNA encodes these proteins:
- a CDS encoding alginate export family protein codes for MPRLRGRSRVADVAGRELPERGAPLDHSRGDLGNAFVELAGTLSGARTAARFGRQELLLGRERIISPLDWANVRRVFEGATWRFGAERWRSTPPRFVRSSCSRSGAASPTTSRASGARRSRMASRRERGRVLESAVLVKSVRGVESLRGQDGPPRRRASSRPSSFRSCPRGRGRCPTRGGDGRRHGRRCSPPTFRVGRQRDPVAVCHHWPRPRERHETGVPAQGGTWDQLYPLGHAAYAGFADALGVAT; via the coding sequence ATACCGCGGCTTCGTGGAAGGTCGCGCGTGGCCGACGTGGCCGGGCGCGAACTGCCAGAGCGGGGCGCGCCCCTCGATCACAGTCGCGGAGACCTTGGCAACGCCTTCGTCGAGTTGGCGGGCACGCTGAGCGGCGCGCGCACCGCGGCGCGGTTCGGCCGTCAGGAGTTGCTCCTGGGGCGCGAACGCATCATCTCGCCGCTCGACTGGGCCAACGTGCGTCGGGTGTTCGAGGGGGCAACGTGGAGGTTCGGCGCGGAGCGCTGGCGTTCAACGCCTCCTCGGTTCGTCCGCTCGTCATGCTCCCGCTCCGGCGCGGCATCGCCGACGACGTCACGCGCCTCTGGGGCACGACGGTCGCGCATGGCGAGCCGGCGCGAGAGGGGGCGCGTGTTGGAAAGCGCGGTGTTGGTGAAGTCGGTGCGCGGGGTGGAGTCCCTCCGCGGGCAAGACGGGCCACCGCGACGACGCGCCTCGTCACGCCCATCGTCGTTCCGATCTTGCCCTCGAGGTCGAGGGCGGTGTCCAACGCGTGGAGGGGACGGGCGGCGCCACGGGCGACGATGTTCGCCACCGACCTTTCGCGTCGGTCGCCAGCGCGACCCGGTCGCCGTCTGTCACCATTGGCCTCGACCGCGCGAGCGGCACGAGACAGGGGTGCCGGCTCAGGGCGGCACGTGGGATCAGTTGTATCCGCTGGGACACGCGGCGTACGCGGGGTTCGCTGACGCCCTGGGCGTCGCAACCTGA
- a CDS encoding SUMF1/EgtB/PvdO family nonheme iron enzyme: MGDTVLGPDVAASAPVVNVSWFAAHAYAEWSKARLPTTAEWELAAGRFRRALSGTNNRLRALLVATAGAQVSGAAASATLRLTSDDRVVGLHGGPSGSSRRLPKRRRHQWRKSRQTARQMTACSALASAAAFGRSRQLHGLHALRRPRIAARLVCAGDTWVPHGA, from the coding sequence ATGGGCGACACCGTGCTGGGACCCGACGTGGCGGCATCGGCACCGGTGGTCAACGTGTCGTGGTTCGCGGCGCACGCGTACGCCGAGTGGAGCAAAGCGCGCCTCCCGACCACGGCGGAGTGGGAGTTGGCAGCCGGTCGCTTCCGGCGCGCGCTTAGCGGCACGAACAACCGTCTGCGGGCGCTCCTGGTGGCGACGGCTGGTGCGCAAGTGTCGGGTGCGGCGGCGAGCGCCACCCTCCGCCTGACGAGCGATGACCGGGTAGTGGGGCTGCACGGCGGGCCCTCAGGGTCGAGTCGACGGCTTCCAAAACGCCGTCGTCACCAGTGGCGGAAGTCGCGGCAGACGGCACGCCAGATGACGGCCTGTTCTGCGCTGGCGAGCGCTGCCGCTTTCGGCCGATCCCGGCAACTACACGGCCTTCATGCGCTACGCCGTCCGCGGATCGCTGCGAGGCTCGTATGCGCTGGCGACACTTGGGTTCCGCACGGCGCGTGA